In Lolium rigidum isolate FL_2022 chromosome 3, APGP_CSIRO_Lrig_0.1, whole genome shotgun sequence, the genomic window CTTTCTTGCTACGGAGCAACTAAATAATACAGTGCATGCTCATATTCCCAAACACCTCAGATTTTTgccaaaacaacaacaaaaatgttgCTTTCCAAAACTGCGGTATTTCATTGCCACACATCAGAATACTGCGTTAGGCATACTGTAGTTTTGGAAATAGGGAGCAGCCAAACAGAGCCTCAGTTTTAGAAAAAAGAGGGTCAGACCTCTTCCCCAAATAGTCAAATACGTTAAAAAAAACACAGTTTTGGAGAATACTTCAGTTTGAAAGCCACAGTATTTATTTGATGCAAACACCTTCAAGTATTTAATATTTCAAAATTATTCTGATGCCAAacagggctctgataccatgccaagcttcatgcactagccaacgtaaCCAAAcgtaacaacgacatccacagtgATATGTAGTAAGAGAAGGCTAAATTAATTGCTGCTGTCTCTAACTTCTGCTGTCACTACTGTTCAGCTCCATAGTACGCGCATTCTCGAGCTAAGTATCTCCAATTCCGTGAGGAATCAGCAATCCTAAATAGCATATACCACAAACTAATTTCAGTATACTATGGGTTAATGCATTAATCCCTGACATACTATTCTTTTTGGCAAGTGGGTTCGCCAGGCTGCAAACCATGTTAATGCTGAAGACACAAAACTAACGAGCTCTTTTTAGCTCCCTAAAAGCTGCATGGGCTAGGTGTGGGTAAATTACCCTGAAATTTGAGTAATCACATCAATTGCAATCCCATGCAGTCAACCTTGTAAAACAATTCTTAGCCTAAGCGGCAGTACCATTTTCTTTTTCTAAGATTGTGGCTCTACTTTGGCAGTGATTTGAATGGAACCAGTTTCCCTCGATAGATGATGGAACATGAGCATCGGTCAAATAAGACAGAGCTCTCATCCCCTCAAACTTCAGGCTTACTTTATGCCCTCCAGCATAAATACACCAACTACATAGCCTGCATAACCACAAAAATTTATGTTGTACAAGGGCTACTTATGTCTTACTCCCAGCAGTTCTCTAAAGCTTGTCATTTTGGGCATTGACACTGGTCTATAAAGCACAACTTTGATCACAAATTTCTATTTCAATAGATCTATTAAACCGAGAATACTACTGTTGTGTAAATACATTTCCAAGAGAAATCTGCACATATGATAGCATAACTAAAGTTCGTTAATTTGATTTCACGTTCATGTATGACCCAAAACGACGAGTTCTAGTTTCGAAAGTTTGGCTTCATGTTTCACGCGTGAACCAAAACGACAAGTTTTAGAGAGCTGGGCAGAATAGTGGTTTATTGCTATGACAGAGAAGGTCAGTTTTCTCAAATCAGCTGCATGCAAATGTCAATCTTCTATGCACTCATAGCAACACAATCCGAAATGAAGTGATGTGGAGTTTCTAACATGTGTCATAGTCCATGTATCACAAAAACACCTAACCGGTagcataataataataaaaaaggcTAACATACCAATTATAGGTAGTAGCTACGCTATGCCCGATCAATTTCATTATCTGGCAATCATACTGCTCTCCAAATACTCCTTAACCTGAGCCTCCCCTGGCGTTCAAATGGCGTGCCACTCGAAATCGCCTATCAACAGTCTAGTACATTGCCAATTTCTGATCCCAGCAAGCTCAACTCATTAACCAGAAAGGGGACGACGTTACAGAAACAGCATGGGCCATTGGTATCGGTGCTTTTGTGCATGTTTATTCGATTTAACTGCCTCAAAGATCTGTTATTTATCTGCATATCCGAACAATGCAGCTACAAGTTCCgacaaaataattttacttcagAGTGAGAAGGCAATCCTAAGTAACAAAATCAGCCgtatatcacaagcaaagacaaaAGAGCAATACCTTGAGACCATGGCAGCGACGGCCCCAGACCAGAgatgcttagtggtgttcatggcGCCGGCTCCAGAGTGAGCCTCCTTCTCCTCCGCAAGCTTCCCATCCGTCTCCACCACCATCAACCCATCCACCCCTCTCCCCGCGACCAGCCCCTCCGCCTCCGCCCCTCCGCCCTTGTCCTCCCCGGTGGCGAGCAGCCCCACCTGGCCCGGCACGAACCCCCTGCCGCCCTTGACCGACATCGTCATGGACAGGAACcccggctgccgccgccgccgccgcggcacgcCGAAGGACGCCGAGCAGCCCGGCATCGCCGCGAGGAgcgcgccgtgcgccgccgcgtcgGCGCCGTCGAGGAACAGCCCCGCGCACACCCCCTCGCCCGCGGGCGGCAGCCACATCTCCAGCCACGCCATGGCGGCGGCTCGAATACGGTCAGACGACGGGCGCTGcagtgggccgccgccgccgccgccgccgctgctgctgctagggTTAGCAAGGCATCGGTTTTATCGACCTGAATCCAAGCTAGATGCGGCGCGGGCGCGGCAGCTTGGGTGGAGTAGATGCGGAGTGGTGGAGGCGATTTTATTCTTGTTCTTGTTGCGAGCCGCGATTTGCTGGCAGCTGTTGGGGGAGAATTCAGAATCGGCTCCTCGCTCGGATCGGTGTTGCCGCCCGGAGGCGAGAGAGGCCAAGGAAGAGCGAACGAGGTAGAACAAGGTGAGATTTTTATAAGTTTTTTTTCCAAGATAACGTTTTTTTTTAGGGTGTGTACTTTTTTTCTTGTTGTTTTTTTCGGCCATTCGTTTCAGTGGATGCTAGCACGGCGTGCACGCATGAACAAACAATTGAACATCGTAGTAGTGAAACTCCTCGCGAAGATAATAGCTGCCGGGTCTGCATAAACCGAATTGATTCTGTTTAAAAAATAAACCGAATTGATAAAAGCAACAGTCTGCTGCAGCATATGTGTGGGAATCCTTTCCTGCAACTGAAGTGCGCTTTAGCGCGAAATTATTCTGCGATGTTTTGAAAGGTGTTTCTGCCTCCGTTTTCTCGATGCCAATCAACAGGAATCTGCCGGGAATCCCCACGCGATTCCTGGCTAGTGGCACGGGAAACCGACGTGGCGTGTGCAGGATCCACGAACCACAGCGCCTGTATTGGCTAGCTCAGTGTGCCCGATCAGATCATACACGACCTCGTAGTGTCAAATTGGCTCCCAAAAGTTCAAATTTAGCTCGATGCCCACAATAAGAGTCCGCGAAAATTCATATTGGCTCCTTCATATGCTatcaacaaagaaaaaaaaaatcaggttttctttgtttgtttaGAACTCTAACAGTAAGAGAAACATCAAACATTACAAATCACCTCATAAAAACGAAAAttataacaaaattattgagatactCTTCGTTTTCAACCACCAGACCGTATCGACGTCACGCCGCCGCATTAATCACGAAAATTACGGCCAGGGTCTAGAAAAATCGGAACAAAACGGTTGCATTAACGCGTCTGTTAATGACTCGTAATAAAATTCCAGaatagcaaaaagataagctcggtttGGCGAAATTCCTCTTCTCACTTACTTATAAGGACTAAGGAATAGAATAGCTCTCTTGTAAACCACTCTAACTCTCTCTCAACTAGCAACGCGGGACTAAACACATTCATACCCACATGGGCCAAGAGAAATTTAGAGTTTGTAATTGGGCTATGGGCTAAGGCACAAGAGGCCAAATTCTCAGAAtaccaagcaattgatcatttcaCATATTTATGCTTGTCTTAGGCAGGTGAAAGACTGTAGATTTTTTTCCTTCCCTTTACAAAATAAAATAATGCAAAGTTCAAAGCAGCTATATCCTTTTTTATTCAGTTTGCTGATTACTAGCATTCACAGGTTGGCAATGAACCATCTAATATTTATCCATATTTCCATAAATGTATGTATCAATCTAAAATGGATGGGCGTCATGGTCTAGTGTTACTCTAAGAGCTCAACGGGTGCAGGTTGTTAGGGGATCATTGAACTTCAGCACTGTTAGGGAATTAGCTATGCGGAGTGAGTAGAtgcattttgttttgctattatCTTCGCCACAGATTGGTTAGCCAAATATTTGCTTCCACAATATCCTAGTGCAAATTAAAAACATGAGCACTATTATGTGCACCGCCAGTCAAACTAGACTAGCGTATGGTTAAAATGGAAATAGGCGCCAGCTTGCTTTGAGCAAGCGGTTCATATATAAGTTTTGGATGCAGCTTCTATCACGGTAAAACAAGTTTGTAGTAAATTTTGCTTTTTCATCCCAGAAGTTGCTTGTAGAAAATTTTCGTCAGAATATATGCATATGAGGGAGATTGTTTCAAAAATCTCATGAAAAGGACCATGATATTCTCTCATAAACCAACAAGGTGGCCATTGCTTGGATTAGGAAACAAGTCCCCCTCATCCTCACATTTTCTTTTGTGTTTGCAGAGATAAAAGAAACTTAGAGCATGTGATGTTAGTACCATGCATGCACATGGACAAAATTGCAGTACAACCATAATCTTCTCTCATAAAACCGACAAGTTGACCGTTCTTGGAAAGACAGATTCCTCACATTTTTTTCGTGTTTGTGCTAGAAAAAACATGTCTCAACCACAAAATTGCTTTTCGTGACACAAAGTTGATTTTGAAAAACACTCGTCGGAACATGACGATAAGATCTAGATTTATAGATACTAACATTATAATAGCAATTCCGTTTCACAAAAAGCAATTTTGTGAGGGATTTTTTTAGTATAAAGTTGGTTTTTCATGATGAAACTTTTCCTTCTCAAAATATTTGTCGGTTAGTATTGAAGATCTTGGCATTAGGAATGCAACGGTGAAAAACTATTTATATTTAGACGCTTGTTTGTAAATAATGGATTTTTGAAAATTCAGAAGGATTTACAAAGATGATGGTTGTCTATTTTATTCATGCTTTTGGCTGGTACGCCATGGAATTCTTTTTCAAAGCAAGTGCATATAgaaaatgacaaaaaaaaatgGGTGGTCTCAATTGCAAAACGGATGCATGCAGAAAAGAACTAAGCttgagagaaaaaaaaagcaagCGTCATCCTAGCTATTGGGATAAGTTTTTCATAATCAACCAGTACTACAAAAGGAGAGACAATCCACAAGAGGCAGCAAGACTTAGTTTAGGTTGGAGCTCCTAATCATCTTTCTGGCTGCAACATTGTAGGCCTCGATTTCATCCCTCTCATCGATGTCGAAGCTTAAGTAGATGGTGTCACCTCTAATGGAGTCCGAAGAGAAAACCATGATAGGCACCAGAGGCAGCAAGACATGTcgatgaacaaggcgtgcccactGCCACCAAAGTTGTTGACTCGACATAGAGTCTTAGCATCCAATTGCACTCGGTACACGTCGAAGCTCCTCTTGAACTTGTTATTCCAGGAAAGCCGTCTCGGGAGCCTACGATGCACCAGGATCAGCTCTCTTGCACAACTCACCATGTGCACGCTATATGTCATGGAGGAAACCGGCATAGGAAGCTCGGCAGCCAGCTCCAGCCATGGTGGCTGACCCTTCAGCACCATCACGCCATCTCGTGTGACACAATAAAAGCGGCCTAGGAACATCGAGCATGCCATTCCCGGTGCACGGTCAAACTTTAACCGCATCCAGCACACATCGCCCGGCTTGACCACCCCTAGCACACTTAGTGAGTTGAAACAGAGCACAACAACTAAATCACCATTGAGGACGCCTGAGGCCCAAGCCGGAAATCTGGTGTCGAAAAGAAAATCGGAAATGTGAAAGTATTCTATGGGAAGTAGCGTGGTGACCGGTGGGAGGTTTGTGAGGTGACGGGTGAGCGGGTTGAGCCGGCAGACGTGGTGATTGTGGTGGTGGAGCAGGACGAGGAGTCCCTCACTAGTGAGAGCGAGCACCTTGtggtctgatgacccacaagtataggggatcgcaacagtcttcgcgggaagtaaaacccaatttattgattcgacataaggggagacaaagaatatttgtaagccttaacagcggagttgtcaattcagctgcacctggaaacagacttgctcgcaagagtttatcgatagtagcgagttttatagcaatagcagtagtgaaatatcagcagcagtgtaacaaaaacagcagtagtgattatagtaaacagcaggattaaaatactgtatgcacagggatggatgaacgggctttgcatggatgagagaaactcatgtaacaatcaaagcagggcatttgcagatagtaataaaatggtgtccaagtactaatcaatcaataggcatgtgttccatatttagtcgtatgtgctcgcaatgagaaacttgcacaacatcttttgtcctaccagccggtggaagCCGGgcgtctagggaatctactggaaattaaggtactccttttaatagagcaccggagcaaagcattaacactccgtgaacacatgtgatcctcatatcaccgccttccccttcggttgtcccaatttcgtcactttggggcctcgggttccggacaacaatacgtgtatacaacttgcaggtaagatcataaaacaatgaatatcatcatgaaacaataacatgttcagatatgagatcatggcactcgggccctagtgacaagcattaagcataacaagttgcaacaatatcattaaagtaccaattacggacactaggcactatgccctaacaatcttatgctattacatgaccaatctcatccaatccctaccatccccttcagcctacagcggggaaattactcacacatggatgggggaaacatggctggtcgatggagaggcgtcggtggtgatgatggcgatgatctcctccaattccccatcccggcggagtgccagaacagagtttctggtcccaagacggagtttcgcgacggtggcggcgtactggatgtcttctagcGATTTCGACAATTGATACGTCCAttctgcatcactattttatatcataatttgctgttattcattgatatatNNNNNNNNNNNNNNNNNNNNNNNNNNNNNNNNNNNNNNNNNNNNNNNNNNNNNNNNNNNNNNNNNNNNNNNNNNNNNNNNNNNNNNNNNNNNNNNNNNNNTTTTGGAGGAAAACAATGTCGTTTCGGTGGCATCTTCAAAAACAATGTCGTTCCGGTGACGCCATAGACACCAGCACATAAGGATGAAGGTAGTATATAGGAGTACATGTTACTCCTTTGAGAAAATCTAAAGCTAATTAAgataagactgaagagccccgttAACAATATGGAGCGGTAGAGACAAGTGAAAACAGTGGTAGGTCGTCACCATGGCGTCGGCACTGTTTAGCACCACCACTGCAGGGGAAACCTCGATGAAGCCATTGATCTACTGATGGCTTAACAATAATACGGATGCATCTTCTGTGAATTGCATATTATCTGCTACAGAATATAGATTTAAATTGCGCAAATTGGGAGTAGTGAGCTAATCAAAAAAACTGGCACAAATATTTGAATGAACAACGGCTAAATTTCTAAATAGTGGATCTCCTTTGTTCATACACAAGAGTCAAGTTATACAATGAAGTACCTAGACTTTTCGGTGGTTTTTGACAACTGAAGTTAGTAAAAGGAAATCAAATGTAGAGTAGGCAGTACCAAAAAAATCACTCTAATAAACTCTAAACAGAACTTgtagtaaaaaaagaaaaattaaaattaattaaTAACCCAATTAATAAACACGAGGAGGGTTTGGCAGACCTCGGTCTTTCCGAACAGACCTCCAGCTTCCTGAGACTGACGGAGCACTGGTCCGCTCCATAGGGGAATGGTAGGGTTTGGCAGCAAAGCCTCGATGGAGCTCAGGTTGGGGCCTCGCCGGCGTTCCCCCCGGCTGCTAGCCCTAGTAGGCGACGGAGCGGATCTCATCAGCACTCTCCCCGACGACCTGCTACTCCTCGTCCTCACCCGCCTGggatgcgccgccgccgccgcacgcaccgGCGTCCTCTCTCGCCGGTGGCGCGGCCTCTGGGCACGCCTCCGCCGGGTCGTCTTCAACGACGTCGCGCTCCACTCGCTCGAAGCTGCGCTCGGCTGcatccctcctccgccgcccgcggtTTCCCTCCTCCGAATCCGCCTCCCCATGCCGCGCGGGCGCGTCCCCAAGAAGCAGCTGGTCGACACCAACCGCGTCAACTCGTTGctccgcgccgccgcgcggcTCGACCCGGAGTAGTTCTTCTTGGCCTTTCCCTGGGACCTATTCCACGCCGACGGTCTTCGCCTCCACCTAGACCTGCCTTGCTTCCACCGTGCCACCTCCATCGAGGTCGAGCTGCATCTTTGTTGCACTATCCGCTGCGTGCCAGCCGGCGGTGAGTTCTCCGCACTCGAGAGGCTGTCCCTGTGTTCCTGCACCGCCGATCTGGACGCGTTGCTCTCCCGCTGCCCGCTATTGCGGACGCTCCGGCTCACTGACGTTCGGTTCCATGACTATGTCTTGAGTGTCAACTCACCATTGCTGCAGGAGCTTATTGTGGCCGGTGGGAAATTTGTAAACCATGTCAACATCGTTGCCCCCGTGCTAACACAATTGACCATGTTCTTAAAAATCTTCCATACATACACATAGCATTTCCGTCTTGGCACCAATGGTGGAGAAGTTCTCGTGGGGCTGCTATTTCTATGGGCACCATGCTACGTTTGGTGTTTGGATACTCATGAAGCTGAGTCTAAAGACAGCAGAGGGACAAGGGCAGCTCTCTTCGCTGCACATGCATGCCGTGTGTTCCCACTCGTGTTCAATTTACTGCAAGCTTTGGGTAAACTAAATTATGTGCATGACATATATCCTCATAAACTGTTTTTTTCAGAACTCGTCTACTGATTTTTACGGTGAAACGGACAACTTTGAGAAGCAGATAGTGAAGCATATGATTGTTCCCTTCTCTGTTCTGGAGCTACACCTCACAACAAAGGAGCACGTTTACGGAGCATTTGTGGTTCATCTCCTTGGGATAAATCGAATTCGTTCTGTTATGCAGAGACTTAAGGTCAACCTCCAGAAACCAGCGGTAAATTCTCTGCTCGATCTTATTGTGTATCTCAGTAATATAGAGTGCAGTAGTTCACATAACCTCTTTGTTTTAGGAAAACGAAGAAGGATGCCTACCACACTGTAGCTGTGATTCTCCGAACTGGAAATCCCAAACTATCTCTTTGACTTCTCTTGAAGAAGTAGAAATCACAGGCTTTGATGGAGAGGATCATGAGTTTGATTTGTTGAAATTGATACTCAGATGTGCACCAATTCTGAAAAGAATAATTTTGAAGCTGTCACAGGAGGCCTGGGAAAGTAATGACAGATGCGCCAAAATATACGATATCTTAAGGGTGTATTCTTCCGTGGAATGCTCTATTTATCTTAGCTCTGGTGAGTATAT contains:
- the LOC124694879 gene encoding uncharacterized protein LOC124694879, giving the protein MVEKFSWGCYFYGHHATFGVWILMKLSLKTAEGQGQLSSLHMHANSSTDFYGETDNFEKQIVKHMIVPFSVLELHLTTKEHVYGAFVVHLLGINRIRSVMQRLKVNLQKPAENEEGCLPHCSCDSPNWKSQTISLTSLEEVEITGFDGEDHEFDLLKLILRCAPILKRIILKLSQEAWESNDRCAKIYDILRVYSSVECSIYLSSGLIHGSQNCTST